The Nostoc sp. 'Lobaria pulmonaria (5183) cyanobiont' genome window below encodes:
- a CDS encoding transglutaminase TgpA family protein, with translation MNRFWRIPVGNFWRQNPQGSPLIEVEDSISLRVLVLALVILGIVATDIAAETSFSFWALPLSVVGAIWSYYRRRDRNVAIKFCIAIGMLVALGAFFGRLVGELNDTRLGLAELLIQLQVLHSFDTPRRKNLGYSIVIGLILLGVAATLSQTLAFAPVLLLFLAIALPTLVLDYRSRLGLQPLKIKNEKFNQQNSSSLNFKFLILNFLLIVGLGLAIFAVLPRFPGYQLRNFPVSSAIQVKNSFTGRSIINPGYIRQGKADNQGSGSGSTGQNKTGQPGKVDNNFYYGFNSQINQNLRGEMKPKVVMRVRSQAEGFWRVLGFDRYTGKGWEVSRNEDVTTVRRSPWSYQIFLSPSVLTGKTQEVVQTYTVVSDLPNLIPAMTYPKEVYFPAPVIAVDKEDGLRSPVELSEGFTYTIISEVPYRDRTLLGEASTKYPPQIKKHYLQIPPEIAEKVRQLTEEILANYNQEKVAKSAKSLDSPYEKALYLAQYLKQRYSIPQNPLELPYLSEKEDLVETFLFKQKGGYPDHFSTVLTVMLRSIGIPARLVAGFSAGEFNPFTGLYVVRNTDAYAMTEVYFPKYGWFAFDPIPNHPLIPPSIEDTQTFSVLRQLWHWVAGWLPSPVTGLLNNLFETIFKWVIRAIAWFLALFSQGWFGVLTGLILATTAAFLSWLGWGQWREWRNRRWLNKLPAMESLYQQMLQWTTQKGLGKHPAQTPLEYARVSYQHHALATAEVIDEICQAYVGWRYGGHTPNLHQLRQRWQGLKKAAK, from the coding sequence ATGAATCGGTTTTGGCGTATCCCTGTAGGTAATTTCTGGCGGCAAAATCCGCAGGGGTCGCCTTTGATTGAAGTGGAAGATTCTATTTCTTTGCGGGTACTGGTGCTAGCGTTGGTTATTTTGGGAATTGTAGCGACGGATATTGCCGCCGAGACTTCATTCAGTTTTTGGGCGTTACCCCTAAGTGTAGTGGGTGCAATTTGGAGTTATTATCGTCGCCGCGATCGCAATGTTGCAATTAAATTCTGCATCGCCATCGGAATGTTAGTAGCACTGGGTGCTTTCTTTGGGCGATTAGTAGGAGAGTTAAATGATACGCGCTTGGGTTTGGCAGAGTTATTAATTCAACTCCAGGTGTTGCATAGTTTTGATACACCCCGCCGGAAAAATTTGGGCTATTCGATTGTGATCGGACTGATTTTATTGGGTGTGGCAGCAACTCTAAGTCAGACTTTAGCATTTGCACCTGTGTTGCTGTTATTTTTAGCGATCGCTCTGCCAACTTTAGTATTAGATTACCGCTCACGCTTGGGTTTACAGCCATTAAAAATAAAAAATGAAAAATTCAATCAGCAGAATTCCTCAAGTCTGAATTTTAAATTTTTAATTCTAAATTTTTTACTAATTGTTGGTCTGGGGCTGGCAATTTTTGCTGTTTTACCCAGATTTCCCGGCTATCAATTACGGAATTTTCCTGTAAGTTCTGCTATTCAAGTAAAAAATAGTTTCACAGGACGTAGCATCATTAATCCCGGTTATATCCGCCAAGGTAAAGCTGATAATCAAGGCAGTGGTAGCGGTAGTACGGGACAAAATAAAACTGGTCAACCAGGTAAAGTAGATAATAACTTTTATTACGGTTTTAATAGCCAAATAAACCAAAACCTGCGGGGCGAGATGAAACCCAAGGTTGTAATGCGGGTGCGATCGCAAGCTGAGGGTTTTTGGCGAGTATTAGGATTCGATCGCTATACAGGTAAAGGATGGGAAGTTTCTCGGAATGAAGATGTGACGACTGTTAGGCGATCGCCTTGGTCTTACCAAATTTTTCTTTCCCCGTCTGTGCTTACTGGTAAAACCCAAGAGGTAGTACAAACTTATACAGTGGTGTCGGATTTGCCTAACCTGATTCCAGCGATGACTTATCCCAAAGAAGTTTACTTTCCAGCACCAGTGATCGCTGTTGATAAGGAAGACGGATTGCGATCGCCTGTAGAATTATCAGAAGGTTTCACCTACACAATAATTTCCGAAGTACCATACCGCGATCGGACTTTGTTAGGTGAAGCTTCTACTAAATATCCACCACAAATTAAAAAGCATTATCTGCAAATTCCTCCCGAAATTGCCGAAAAAGTTCGGCAACTTACCGAAGAAATCCTCGCTAACTACAATCAAGAAAAAGTCGCAAAGTCTGCTAAAAGCCTGGATTCACCTTATGAGAAGGCTCTCTACTTAGCTCAATATTTAAAACAACGCTACTCTATTCCCCAAAATCCCTTAGAATTACCTTATTTGAGTGAAAAAGAAGACTTAGTAGAAACTTTTTTGTTTAAGCAAAAGGGAGGCTATCCAGACCACTTTTCAACAGTTCTCACGGTGATGTTGCGTTCCATTGGTATCCCCGCGCGGTTGGTAGCAGGGTTTAGTGCGGGAGAATTTAATCCATTTACAGGGCTGTATGTTGTCCGTAATACTGACGCTTATGCGATGACGGAAGTGTATTTTCCGAAATATGGTTGGTTTGCCTTTGACCCTATTCCCAATCATCCTCTGATTCCGCCATCCATTGAAGACACTCAGACTTTTAGTGTGTTGCGCCAATTGTGGCATTGGGTTGCTGGCTGGCTACCTTCTCCGGTGACAGGTTTGTTGAATAATCTATTTGAGACAATATTTAAGTGGGTGATTAGAGCGATCGCTTGGTTTTTAGCTTTATTCTCTCAAGGTTGGTTCGGCGTGTTGACTGGCTTAATCTTGGCAACTACAGCAGCTTTCTTAAGTTGGCTAGGTTGGGGTCAGTGGCGAGAGTGGCGCAACCGTAGATGGTTAAATAAATTGCCAGCGATGGAGAGCCTTTATCAACAAATGCTGCAATGGACAACCCAAAAAGGTTTAGGCAAACATCCAGCACAAACACCTTTAGAGTATGCCAGAGTATCATACCAGCATCATGCTCTAGCAACTGCTGAGGTAATAGATGAAATTTGTCAAGCTTATGTTGGCTGGCGTTATGGCGGTCATACGCCTAACTTGCATCAACTGCGACAAAGATGGCAAGGTTTGAAAAAAGCTGCTAAGTGA
- a CDS encoding PatU translates to MNSDSESLQHRCLDWLLTDDVKNNEQSVECEENDGVKNLFKEATASKSNEPKLGGTPQTFQLGEIPTVQDRFQAVLKHRLQIQAQDHPPLFPWETQLIEYPDFVDEPSITLVPSWGWMVQQSKLTLPTRLPERVFQQLLEQCQALVTSSVPLGAKLVQVVENFFPNESQALNDIAGLVLRSTYRSVNTLEPMPSIQNDYSDLQPRQQMALSLLAAKQLLENLTLPLSATSPVVERQWLTSVGTLNIRVEYQSLGKLTKLLVQAELPVKGTLTLRGSGTLAMTTSSTSGYLNVELGCEQLNPTYTLEVEFPEIDEQSLLFVINPRI, encoded by the coding sequence ATGAATAGTGACTCAGAATCCTTACAACACCGGTGTCTCGATTGGTTATTGACAGATGATGTCAAAAATAACGAGCAATCGGTAGAATGTGAGGAAAATGACGGGGTAAAAAACCTCTTCAAGGAAGCCACTGCTTCAAAAAGCAATGAGCCAAAATTGGGAGGAACGCCCCAGACCTTTCAACTGGGAGAAATTCCTACTGTGCAAGATCGTTTTCAAGCTGTCCTTAAGCATCGGTTACAAATCCAAGCCCAAGACCACCCGCCGTTGTTTCCCTGGGAAACACAATTAATTGAATATCCTGATTTTGTTGATGAGCCGTCAATCACACTCGTTCCTAGTTGGGGATGGATGGTACAACAATCGAAGTTGACCTTGCCGACTCGCTTACCGGAAAGAGTTTTCCAGCAATTGCTAGAACAATGTCAGGCTTTAGTGACATCTTCAGTACCGTTGGGGGCAAAATTAGTTCAAGTGGTGGAGAACTTTTTTCCCAATGAGTCTCAAGCACTAAATGATATAGCTGGGTTGGTGCTAAGAAGCACTTATCGGTCTGTAAATACTCTGGAGCCAATGCCCAGTATTCAGAACGATTACTCAGATTTACAACCGCGTCAACAGATGGCTTTGTCATTGCTAGCAGCTAAACAACTGCTGGAAAATCTGACTCTACCACTTTCAGCAACCAGTCCGGTGGTAGAAAGACAATGGCTAACCAGTGTTGGTACTTTGAACATCAGAGTAGAGTACCAGTCTCTAGGTAAACTTACGAAGTTACTTGTTCAAGCTGAGTTACCTGTTAAAGGAACTTTGACGCTGCGGGGAAGCGGCACTTTAGCAATGACAACATCTTCGACTTCAGGATACTTAAATGTAGAGTTAGGCTGCGAGCAACTTAACCCAACTTATACGCTGGAAGTTGAATTTCCAGAAATAGACGAACAGTCGTTGTTGTTTGTGATTAATCCCAGGATTTAG
- the hetZ gene encoding heterocyst differentiation protein HetZ, producing the protein MNSAATATIPSATILGENSTGVEAIFQLLSKEFQQSTKASEQNCHDVATRITTEVYRICHESKRIQASGSVESSAMTLARHRLQQCLRYYQLGSNRGRVELHSTLSAIIYRYINPPQRQLSYQGRLTIIEDFLQSFYLEALNAFRRENQLGATYRPQTLLELSEYMAFTERYGKRRIPLPGRQQQLIILRAQTFSQQQPPETSVDIEQAAEGSNNEGDGSWEEPAIHQLRSTMATQAEPEPEEDTLRSVVVTELMNYLEQRQQSDCADYFSLRLQDLSAQEIESVLGLTPRQRDYLQQRFKYHLIRFALLHRWELVHEWLEASLHTNLGLTPQQWQVYTAQLDNKQRSLLELKQQGQADEKIAKTLGLSMAQLQKRWFKILEQAWEIRNSLVSGSGASTHE; encoded by the coding sequence ATGAATTCAGCCGCAACCGCAACTATTCCATCTGCAACTATTCTGGGAGAAAATTCTACAGGCGTGGAGGCGATCTTTCAACTCCTATCCAAGGAGTTTCAGCAGTCAACCAAAGCTTCGGAACAGAATTGTCACGATGTCGCAACACGTATTACCACCGAAGTCTACCGGATTTGTCATGAGAGTAAACGTATTCAAGCTTCTGGATCTGTAGAAAGCTCGGCGATGACCTTGGCTCGGCATCGGCTGCAACAGTGTCTCAGGTACTATCAGTTGGGTTCAAATCGGGGCAGGGTCGAATTACACAGTACTCTGAGTGCAATTATTTATCGATATATTAATCCTCCTCAGAGACAATTGAGCTATCAAGGGCGGCTGACGATAATTGAAGATTTCCTCCAGAGTTTTTATCTAGAGGCGTTGAACGCTTTCCGGCGAGAAAATCAACTCGGTGCCACTTACCGCCCTCAGACGCTCTTGGAATTGTCCGAGTATATGGCATTTACCGAGCGTTACGGCAAGCGACGCATTCCCTTACCAGGTCGTCAGCAACAGCTAATTATCCTGCGGGCACAAACTTTTTCCCAACAGCAGCCCCCAGAAACCAGCGTAGATATAGAACAAGCCGCAGAAGGTAGCAATAATGAAGGTGACGGTTCTTGGGAAGAACCAGCAATTCACCAATTGCGCTCTACAATGGCAACGCAAGCCGAACCCGAACCCGAAGAAGACACCTTGCGTTCCGTTGTTGTCACGGAATTAATGAATTATCTCGAACAACGGCAACAATCTGACTGCGCTGATTATTTTTCTCTCCGCCTCCAGGATTTATCAGCACAGGAAATTGAATCGGTTTTAGGTTTAACCCCTCGTCAGAGAGATTATTTGCAACAGCGCTTTAAGTATCATTTGATTCGGTTTGCCCTGTTGCACCGTTGGGAATTAGTTCACGAGTGGCTGGAAGCATCTTTGCACACCAATTTGGGCTTAACTCCTCAGCAATGGCAAGTATACACAGCACAGCTGGACAACAAGCAACGGTCTTTATTAGAGTTGAAGCAACAAGGACAAGCTGATGAAAAAATAGCAAAAACTTTAGGGCTGTCAATGGCACAACTGCAAAAACGATGGTTTAAGATTCTTGAGCAAGCTTGGGAAATTCGTAACTCATTAGTGTCCGGATCAGGTGCATCTACTCATGAATAG